A single region of the Pseudomonas granadensis genome encodes:
- a CDS encoding ACT domain-containing protein — MAGETSLTTLLRSMSPQLNAGEYVFCTLFDGVLPRDLEIVGSFREQEGLTVIVQRAHAEQAGLHFDYVAAWITLNVHSALEAVGLTAAFATALGQAGISCNVIAGYYHDHLFVGQADAERAMQVLRDLAANAE, encoded by the coding sequence ATGGCCGGCGAAACTTCACTCACCACTTTATTGCGCAGCATGAGCCCGCAACTCAACGCCGGCGAATACGTGTTCTGCACCCTGTTCGATGGCGTGCTGCCGCGCGATCTTGAGATTGTCGGCAGCTTTCGCGAGCAGGAAGGCCTGACGGTGATCGTGCAGCGTGCCCATGCCGAACAGGCCGGTTTGCACTTCGACTATGTGGCGGCGTGGATCACTCTCAATGTGCACTCCGCGCTGGAAGCGGTTGGCCTCACCGCCGCGTTCGCCACGGCGTTGGGCCAGGCCGGGATCAGTTGCAACGTGATTGCCGGCTACTACCACGACCATTTGTTCGTCGGCCAGGCCGACGCCGAACGCGCCATGCAAGTGCTGCGCGATCTCGCAGCCAACGCGGAGTAA
- a CDS encoding superoxide dismutase has product MAFELPPLPYPHDALQPHISRETLEYHHDKHHNTYVVNLNNLVPGTEFEGKTLEEIVKTSSGGIFNNAAQVWNHTFYWNCLAPNAGGQPTGALAEAINAAFGSFDKFKEEFSKTSIGTFGSGWGWLVKKADGSLALASTIGAGNPITSGDTPLLTCDVWEHAYYIDYRNVRPKYVEAFWNLVNWKFVAEQFEGKAFTA; this is encoded by the coding sequence ATGGCTTTCGAATTGCCGCCGCTGCCTTACCCACACGATGCCCTGCAGCCGCACATTTCCAGGGAAACCCTGGAATACCACCACGACAAGCACCACAACACCTATGTCGTGAACCTGAACAACCTGGTGCCAGGCACCGAGTTCGAAGGCAAGACCCTGGAAGAAATCGTCAAGACTTCCTCGGGCGGTATCTTCAACAACGCCGCTCAGGTCTGGAACCACACTTTCTACTGGAACTGCCTGGCGCCAAACGCCGGCGGTCAACCAACCGGTGCACTGGCTGAAGCGATCAACGCAGCCTTCGGTTCGTTCGACAAGTTCAAGGAAGAGTTCAGCAAAACCTCGATCGGCACCTTCGGTTCCGGCTGGGGCTGGCTGGTGAAAAAGGCTGACGGTTCCCTGGCGCTGGCCAGCACCATCGGCGCGGGCAACCCGATCACCAGCGGCGACACCCCGCTGCTGACCTGCGACGTCTGGGAACACGCTTACTACATCGACTACCGCAACGTGCGTCCGAAGTACGTAGAAGCGTTCTGGAACCTGGTCAACTGGAAGTTCGTGGCCGAGCAGTTCGAAGGCAAAGCCTTCACCGCTTAA
- a CDS encoding LysR family transcriptional regulator ArgP yields the protein MFDYKLLSALAAVVEQAGFERAAQVLGLSQSAISQRIKLLEARVGQPVLIRGTPPAPTEIGRRLLNHVQQVRLLERDLQSVVPALDEEGLPDRLRIALNADSLATWWGQAVGDFCAAQHLLLDLIVEDQTVGLKRMRAGEVAACLCASERPVAGARSVLLGAMRYRALASPAFIERHFPQGVRAEQLPRTPALVFGPDDFLQHRYLASLGVDGGFEHHLCPSSEGFIRLAEAGIGWGLVPELQVREQLRSGVLRELLPDKPIDVPLYWHHWRNGGQLLNLLTEQLLRSSPQWLVA from the coding sequence ATGTTCGACTATAAATTGCTGTCTGCCTTGGCCGCCGTGGTTGAACAGGCTGGCTTCGAACGGGCTGCGCAGGTACTGGGTTTGTCGCAGTCGGCGATCTCGCAGCGGATCAAACTGCTCGAAGCACGGGTCGGCCAGCCGGTGCTGATTCGCGGCACACCGCCGGCGCCAACCGAGATCGGCCGACGCTTGCTCAACCATGTGCAGCAGGTGCGTTTGCTGGAGCGTGACCTGCAAAGCGTCGTTCCGGCGCTGGACGAAGAGGGGCTGCCGGATCGTCTGCGCATCGCGCTCAACGCCGACAGTCTCGCCACCTGGTGGGGGCAAGCGGTGGGGGATTTCTGCGCTGCGCAGCATTTATTGCTCGACCTGATCGTTGAAGACCAGACGGTCGGCCTCAAACGTATGCGCGCCGGTGAAGTGGCGGCCTGCCTTTGCGCCAGCGAGCGACCGGTGGCCGGCGCGCGCAGTGTGTTGCTCGGGGCGATGCGTTACCGCGCTTTGGCCAGCCCGGCCTTCATTGAGCGGCATTTCCCCCAGGGCGTGCGCGCCGAACAACTGCCGCGCACGCCGGCACTGGTGTTCGGGCCGGACGATTTTCTGCAGCATCGCTATCTCGCATCGCTGGGCGTCGATGGTGGTTTCGAACACCATTTGTGTCCGTCTTCGGAAGGTTTCATCCGCTTGGCCGAAGCCGGAATCGGCTGGGGACTGGTGCCGGAGTTGCAAGTGCGCGAACAGTTGCGCAGCGGCGTATTGCGCGAGTTGTTGCCAGATAAACCCATCGATGTGCCGCTGTACTGGCATCATTGGCGCAACGGCGGGCAATTGCTCAACCTGCTCACCGAGCAATTACTGCGCTCGTCACCGCAATGGCTAGTGGCTTAG
- a CDS encoding LysE/ArgO family amino acid transporter produces the protein MWQSYVNGLLVALGLIMAIGTQNAFVLAQSLRREHHLPVAALCVACDALLVAAGVFGLATILAQNPTLLAVARWGGATFLIWYGSQALRRACSKQSLDQGAKQTVRSLRAVMLSALAVTLLNPHVYLDTVLLIGSLGAQQSVPGAYVVGAASASLLWFFTLALGAAWLAPWLARPSTWRILDLVVALMMFTVAGQLIIAN, from the coding sequence ATGTGGCAAAGCTATGTGAACGGCCTGCTGGTGGCCCTCGGGCTAATCATGGCGATCGGCACCCAGAACGCCTTCGTATTGGCGCAGAGCCTGCGCCGTGAACATCATTTGCCGGTCGCCGCGCTGTGCGTGGCGTGCGATGCGCTGCTGGTGGCGGCCGGGGTGTTCGGCCTGGCGACGATTCTTGCGCAGAACCCGACGCTGCTGGCGGTCGCCCGTTGGGGCGGCGCGACGTTTCTGATCTGGTATGGCAGCCAGGCGTTGCGCCGGGCCTGTTCGAAACAAAGCCTGGATCAAGGCGCAAAGCAGACCGTGCGTTCATTGCGCGCCGTGATGCTCAGCGCGCTGGCGGTGACGCTGCTTAATCCGCACGTTTATCTGGATACCGTGTTGCTGATCGGCTCGCTCGGCGCCCAACAATCGGTGCCGGGGGCTTATGTGGTCGGCGCGGCAAGCGCTTCGCTGCTGTGGTTTTTCACCCTGGCGCTCGGCGCGGCGTGGCTGGCACCGTGGCTCGCTCGCCCCAGTACCTGGCGGATTCTTGACCTGGTGGTGGCGTTGATGATGTTCACGGTGGCCGGGCAGCTGATTATTGCGAACTGA